The following are encoded together in the Culex pipiens pallens isolate TS chromosome 1, TS_CPP_V2, whole genome shotgun sequence genome:
- the LOC120421061 gene encoding phospholipase A1-like: protein MPLYPEDDLTTKTTNGTIAPFPFTWDRNKFMLLPNKEGKLELFDRNRVYQIRLESRSYDAAQDVRFLFFSRTNGGKPVKFTIDQVGDLPSHGFRKELPTKILIHGWMGNSESDVVEPLARAYLEKGDVNVIGVVWAKISGDLNYPKVAFRVPMVGELVAKMVDKLLELGQVGDQIGMVGHSLGAHVAGLAGKKTRQKVAYIVGLDPADFLFSLDKPQGRLSSEDAQNVEVIHSNGGSLAMFENIGTADFYPNGGRSQPGCGLDFLWICSHGRAVTYFKESLMARGYFANRCSDLDNLHSKCSLGRVEFGEIHVHPLAKKPRGVYYFETNEKEPYLRTIAQEVPRKQGSPTLPNPVEGSPNWPSSYVLSVRRKVTMKQVFKYIN, encoded by the coding sequence ATGCCTCTCTACCCGGAGGACGACCTGACCACCAAAACCACCAACGGAACCATCGCTCCCTTCCCGTTCACCTGGGACCGGAACAAGTTCATGCTCCTGCCAAACAAGGAAGGCAAGCTCGAACTCTTCGACCGGAACCGGGTCTACCAAATCcggctcgaaagtcgatcgtacGACGCCGCCCAGGACGTCCGCTTTTTGTTCTTTTCTCGAACCAACGGCGGAAAGCCGGTCAAATTTACGATTGATCAAGTTGGGGATTTGCCGAGTCACGGATTTCGGAAGGAGCTGCCCACGAAGATCTTGATTCACGGCTGGATGGGAAACAGTGAGTCGGACGTGGTGGAACCGTTGGCAAGGGCGTACCTTGAGAAGGGTGACGTCAACGTGATTGGGGTTGTTTGGGCGAAGATTTCCGGAGATTTGAACTACCCTAAGGTGGCGTTTCGGGTTCCGATGGTTGGGGAATTGGTCGCTAAAATGGTTGATAAGCTGTTGGAGCTTGGCCAGGTCGGCGATCAGATCGGAATGGTTGGCCACAGTTTGGGGGCTCACGTGGCTGGGTTAGCGGGTAAGAAGACGCGCCAGAAGGTGGCATATATTGTTGGTTTGGATCCGGCTGACTTCCTGTTTAGCTTGGATAAGCCCCAGGGTCGGTTGTCCTCCGAGGACGCACAGAACGTCGAGGTGATCCACTCCAACGGTGGTAGTCTTGCGatgttcgaaaatatcggaaCGGCGGATTTTTACCCGAATGGAGGTCGAAGCCAACCGGGATGTGGACTGGATTTCTTGTGGATCTGTAGTCATGGTCGCGCGGTAACGTACTTCAAGGAGTCGCTCATGGCTAGGGGGTACTTCGCGAATCGGTGCTCGGATTTGGACAATCTGCACAGTAAGTGTTCCTTGGGCAGGGTGGAGTTCGGGGAGATCCACGTGCATCCGCTGGCGAAGAAGCCACGCGGGGTGTACTACTTCGAAACCAACGAAAAGGAACCGTACTTGAGGACCATTGCTCAGGAAGTCCCTCGTAAGCAAGGCAGTCCAACCTTGCCAAACCCCGTGGAAGGTAGTCCCAACTGGCCTAGTTCTTATGTACTTTCTGTGCGCAGGAAAGTCACAATGAAACAAGTGTTTAAATATATCAATTAG
- the LOC120421062 gene encoding phospholipase A1-like, translating to MSVLDWDLEANMTLPFSSWDRTKWVLSVSNDGMPLLVDRAQEIKKLQDDRSFDALKEVEFLFFSRANGGKPVKLTFDRTEMLPSYGFKKDLPTKILVHGWVGDSESEVIGPLAQEYLKKGDVNVIGVIWTKGARTIYGFARKRVGAVGDLVAKLVGRLLDLGQVVDQIGMIGHSLGAHVVGLAGKKTPQKVAYIVGLDPAQPYFLVSKPQGRLADTDAQYVEVLHTNGDWLAFFTNIGTADFYPNGGKKQPGCGRLFYRRCSHKRAVTIFKESLMAKGYYANRCPSLDKLNHKCNLGRVEFGEVDVHPLMKKPRGVYYFETNANPPFLKASREVLQDTPQEATSEQEAP from the coding sequence ATGTCCGTACTGGACTGGGATCTCGAGGCCAACATGACGCTTCCGTTCTCCTCCTGGGATCGAACAAAGTGGGTCCTTTCGGTCAGCAACGACGGTATGCCATTGCTCGTCGATCGAGCACAGGAGATCAAGAAACTCCAGGATGATCGATCCTTTGACGCGCTGAAGGAGGTGGAGTTTCTGTTCTTCTCGCGAGCCAACGGTGGGAAGCCGGTCAAGCTGACCTTCGATCGTACCGAGATGCTGCCAAGCTACGGCTTCAAGAAGGACTTGCCGACGAAGATTTTAGTCCACGGCTGGGTAGGGGACAGTGAGTCCGAGGTGATTGGTCCGTTGGCCCAAGAGTACCTGAAGAAGGGCGACGTCAACGTTATCGGAGTGATCTGGACCAAAGGTGCCAGAACAATTTACGGGTTTGCGCGGAAACGAGTTGGGGCCGTCGGTGATTTAGTGGCCAAACTGGTCGGCAGATTGCTGGATCTTGGACAAGTCGTCGACCAGATCGGCATGATTGGACACAGCTTGGGAGCGCATGTTGTCGGCCTAGCTGGGAAGAAAACCCCCCAGAAGGTGGCTTATATCGTTGGACTGGACCCTGCACAGCCTTATTTTTTGGTGTCCAAACCTCAAGGACGGCTGGCCGATACCGATGCTCAGTATGTGGAGGTGCTTCACACAAATGGCGACTGGCTTGCCTTCTTCACCAACATCGGGACGGCGGATTTTTATCCAAATGGTGGCAAAAAACAACCAGGTTGCGGCCGTCTTTTCTACAGGAGATGTAGCCACAAAAGAGCCGTAACCATCTTCAAGGAGTCCCTCATGGCGAAGGGATACTACGCGAATCGATGCCCAAGCCTGGATAAACTGAACCACAAGTGTAACTTGGGGCGAGTAGAGTTCGGCGAGGTTGACGTTCATCCGTTGATGAAAAAGCCTCGTGGAGTGTACTACTTTGAGACGAACGCAAATCCACCATTCTTGAAAGCTTCTCGGGAGGTCCTACAAGATACACCACAAGAAGCTACTTCGGAACAAGAAGCACCATAG